The Aspergillus luchuensis IFO 4308 DNA, chromosome 7, nearly complete sequence genome has a segment encoding these proteins:
- a CDS encoding uncharacterized protein (COG:S;~EggNog:ENOG410Q2UR) produces MEFSTKRRTSFSFLFGSQKPTLITQQNQLTLNQLSHNQPTGYSEFVDSPGTYQPSSPLIDRPNIPTDLEAQIRNACSLLVHRIEKGQPSGPSKRSRAVTTNTTMHEPSTAPQIDSMYVSPKVGADVAALKDKYDSGVALTQQSSMQAMRVLRSQTSQHLKCDSLESGRATSSHSALASDGTQSSSAPPSRAGYGSQAMGSGKESRDRSQSVKAFLDGSESGPHPNEEGNHVDAVSEDDVEVFLDPETTLMSTGVPSFHSPHSVPSNITPGLGKPVEPSSNSHGDVADSEAPTIHPPEYTDPLDLGSSTVEANKQHPGIIIDSSGLAHVLSAAEESERDMNIQQAVMAKMRTGTIANASTPHLPVYTESTDNVSNLRPGSNASRLKTSWSTMSKATSRKLRSRGTEDVPTNEKTVFRRLKNLFSKRKPVNVVPPVGTY; encoded by the exons ATGGAGTTCAGCACGAAGCGACGcacctccttttcttttctgttcgGGTCACAG AAACCAACTTTGATAACCCAGCAAAACCAACTTACGCTGAACCAGCTTTCCCATAACCAACCCACCGGTTACTCGGAATTTGTTGATAGCCCTGGCACCTATCAGCCTTCCTCGCCGTTAATCGACCGACCGAACATCCCTACCGACCTAGAAGCGCAGATTAGAAATGCCTGTTCATTACTCGTACACAGGATCGAGAAAGGCCAGCCGTCGGGGCCTAGCAAGCGCTCTCGCGCGGTCACAACCAATACGACGATGCACGAACCGTCCACAGCGCCTCAGATTGACTCCATGTATGTGTCTCCCAAAGTGGGAGCCGATGTGGCAGCCCTGAAGGACAAGTACGATTCCGGGGTCGCCTTGACCCAGCAGTCAAGTATGCAAGCCATGAGGGTTCTCCGTTCGCAGACCAGCCAACACCTCAAGTGCGATAGTCTCGAATCGGGACGAGCGACATCTTCCCACTCAGCACTCGCTAGCGATGGGACGCAGTCCTCGAGTGCCCCGCCTAGCCGAGCAGGCTATGGTAGCCAGGCAATGGGCTCAGGAAAGGAGAGTAGGGATAGGAGTCAGAGTGTCAAGGCCTTCCTCGACGGCTCTGAGTCCGGACCTCATCCGAATGAGGAGGGCAACCATGTGGACGCGGTTAGCGAAGATGACGTTGAAGTCTTTTTGGACCCCGAGACTACACTCATGTCCACCGGGGTTCCTAGCTTCCATTCACCCCATTCAGTCCCGAGCAATATTACACCAGGTCTCGGAAAGCCTGTGGAACCCTCATCGAACAGCCACGGTGATGTCGCTGATTCGGAAGccccaaccatccatcctccagaGTACACCGATCCGCTGGACCTGGGCTCTTCCACTGTTgaagcaaacaaacaacaccccgggatcatcatcgacagcaGCGGCCTAGCGCACGTCCTCTCCGCTGCAGAAGAAAGCGAACGCGACATGAATATCCAGCAGGCGGTGATGGCTAAGATGAGAACGGGCACCATTGCTAATGCCAGCACGCCACACCTTCCAGTCTACACCGAGTCGACGGACAACGTTTCCAATCTCCGCCCCGGGTCTAACGCCTCGAGACTGAAAACCTCCTGGTCGACAATGAGCAAGGCAACGAGCCGGAAGCTCAGATCTCGAGGAACTGAGGACGTGCCCACCAATGAGAAAACAGTCTTCCGCAGACTGAAGAACCTGTTCTCGAAGCGCAAACCCGTGAACGTTGTCCCGCCGGTAGGCACCTATTGA